The Mesorhizobium loti DNA segment CGTGCGCCGTATCGAGGCGCTGACCGGCGAGGCGGCCAGAAAACATCTCGACGAACAGGACAGGCGCCTGAAGGCGGCGGCAGCCGTGCTGAAGATCTCGCCTGCCGACGTGCCGGCGCGTGTCGAGACGCTGCTCGAAGAGCGCAAGAAGCTCGAGAAGGAACTGAGCGAAGCGCGCAAGAAGCTGGCGCTGGGCGGCGGTGCCGCGTCGGGTGGGCCCTCGGAGAATGAGACGGTTGCGGGCGTCAGCTTCCTCGGCAAGGCGGTCTCCGGCGTGTCGCCCAAGGATCTGAAGCCGCTCGCCGATGCCGGCAAGACCTCGCTTGGTTCTGGCGTCGTCGTCTTCGTCGGTGCCGGCGAGGACAACAGGGCCAGCGTCGTCGTCGCCGTCACCGACGACCTCGTCGGCCGCTTCAGCGCCGTCGACCTGGTGCGCGTCGCCTCCGCCGCCTTGGGCGGGCAGGGCGGCGGCGGACGGCCCGATATGGCGCAGGCCGGCGGACCGGATGCGTCGAAGGCCAACGATGCGATCGCGGCTGTGAGGGCGGCACTCGAAGCCGCCTGAAAGCCGCGACATGAAAATTCTCGTCCTCGGCGGCTATGGGTTGATCGGGGACGCCGTCATCGGCCGCTTGCTTCGCGACGGTCATCAGGTCACCGGCCTCGGCCGCGATGTTCGGGATGCCGGGCGCCGCCGGCCGTCGGTTCGCTGGATCGCGGCGGACATGTCGAAATTGCTTGCCGCTGAAGACTGGCTGCCGGTGGTCGCAGGCATGGACGCGGTGGTCAATGCGGCAGGCGCTTTGCAGGACGGCCCGCGCGACCGCCTCGACGCCGTTCACCGGGGCTCGGTGGTGGCACTCGTCACGGCCTGCGAAAGGGCCGGCGTGCGGTGCTTTGCACAGATCTCCGCGATCGGCGCCGATCTCTCCTCGGCAAATCCTTTCTTCCGCACCAAGGCGCAAGGCGACAAGGCCGTCGCAAGCTCCTCGCTGGAATGGACGATCCTGCGGCCCGGCCTGGTGATCTCGCCTGCCGCCTATGGCGGCACAGCACTTCTGCGCGCCCTTGCGGCATTTCCCGGTTTTGTTCCGGCCGTCATGCCACGCCATCTGATCCAGACCGTTTCGGTCACCGACGTTGCCGAAGCGGTGTCATTGGCAGTCGCCGGATCGCTGCCGCCCAGACTTGCCGTCGATCTCGTCGAAGGCAATGCCAGACCGCTCGCCGATGTCTTGCTGACCCTGCGTGCGTGGCTTGGTCTGCCGCCGGCGAAAGTCGTGCCGATGCCGGCCATTCTTGGCCGGCTGGCAGGTGGCATAGCTGATATGCTTGGCATTCTTGGTTGGCGATCTCCGTTGCGCAGTGCAGCCCTTGCCGCGGTGGCGCGCGGCGTGACAGGCGATGCCACGGCCTGGAACCAGGTCTCCGACCGTCCGCTTCAGCCGCTGGAAGCAACGCTGGCCGACATGCCCACAAATGTCCAGGAACGATGGTTTGCCCGGCTCTGGCTGGCGAAGCCTGTCATCTTCGCTGGTCTGTCCCTGTTCTGGCTCGTTTCGGGCATCATCGGCCTGATCCGGCAAGAGGCAGCGGCGGATATCCTTGTTTCGCACGGCGTGTCGGCGAGCCTCGCCCATCTGTCGGTTCTTGGCGGAGGTGTGGCGGATATCCTGGTCGGCGCGGCTGTCGTGGTCCGATCCCTGGCCCGGCGCGCGCTGCTGGCGATGATGGCGATCACGCTGTCCTATCTAGCTGCGGCGACGCTTCTTGTCCCCGGTCTATGGCTTGATCCGCTGGGACCGCTGGTCAAGACGATCCCCGCGCTTTGCCTGGTGCTGGTGGCGCTCGCGGTGCTCGACGAGCGATGAGCCTCTGGGCTGACATATTGCGCTGGGCGCATGTCATCGGCGCCACGGTTCTGTTCGGCACCGGCGCCGGCATTGCCTTCTTCATGCTGATGGCGCAGCGCACCGGCCGCGCCGATATCGTCGCCCATGTCGCCGGCACGGTCGTCGTCGCCGACACGATTTTTACGGCGACCGCCATCATCGTCCAGCCGATCACGGGCGTGTTGCTGGCGCGGGCGGTGGGCTGGCCGCTCTCCGAAGGCTGGATAGTGCTGTCTTTGCTGCTTTATGTCGTGACTGGTCTGTTCTGGCTGCCGGTGGTGTGGATTCAGATTCGGATCCGGAATCTGGCGCGGCAGGCGGCCCTCGAAAACGCGCCGCTACCCACTGAGGAGAAGCGCCTGTTTCGCATCTGGTTTGCTTGCGGCTTCCCGGCCTTTGGCGCGGTGCTTGCGATCCTCTGGCTGATGGTGACCCGGCCAGAAATCAGTTTCTAATGCGCTGGTGCCGCCCGGATATTCAAAGGCCGATCGGGAGAAAGATGTGCCAACACTGATCATGTATCAGGCCGATGCTTTCGCCGATCGGGTTTTTCAGGGCAACCCGGCGGCCGTCCTCATTCTGGAGGACTGGCTTCCGGAAGAGGTCATGCAGGCCGTTGCCAATGAGAACAATTTGGTTGAGACCGCCTTCGCGCGACCGAATGGCGCGGGGTGGGACCTACGTTGGTTCACGCCGGTGCATGAGGCCGAGTTCTGCGGCCACGCGACGCTCGCCACAGCACATGTGCTTGCTGAGGCTTACAACGTTTCTGGCGACATGGCCTTTGCGACGCGGGTCGGCGAGATCAGGGTTTCGCAACATGACGGTGCCTATCGGCTCGACCTGCCATGCTTCCCGCCACAGCCGCTCGATCTCGAATTGACACGCACGCTTCAGGACAGCGTATCGGCCAGACCAGTCGCGTGCTTTCGCAATTTCGAGAACCTGTTCGTCGAGCTTGCCGATGAAGCCGCCGTGCGATCTTTCGTTCCCGATCTATTCAAGATCGCGGCCTTCGACCCGCTCGGTGTCGTTGTCACCGCGCGGGGCGGCGGCCATGATTTCGTGTCGCGCTACTTCGCTCCGGCAGCGGGCATTCCCGAGGACCCTGTGACCGGTTCGATCCATGCGACGCTGGTGCCGTACTGGGCTGAAAAGCTTGGCAAGACCCATCTGTCGGCGTCCCAATGCTCCCAGCGCGGCGGCCATTTGCTGTGCGAGCTTGCGGATGACCGCGTGCTGATCAGCGGTCGCGCCAAAACCTTCATGAAGGCGGAAATCTATCTTCCCGATTGATGCGCTATTCGGCTTTCTCGGTGCGGGCAAAGCTCGCACGAGCGGCAATGCGGGTATACCAGCCTTGTATGTCGGCGAACTGCGCCAGCAGCTTTTGGCCTTCGGCAACCTTGACGAAATAGCCGACGATCGGAGCCGCATGCAGGTCGGCGAGCGTCAACTGGTCACCCAGCAACCACGGGCCCGGCGCCTTGAGTGAGGTGAGCACCCTGAGCACCGTCTCCGCCTGCCGCAGCCCGCCGGCGATCAGGACCTCATCCGGCTGCGCCTTTTCCAGCCGTTCGACGGCAACGTCCCAGACCATGGCGCGGTAGCCATAGGCGTCGAGCATGCCTGTCATCTGGCCCATCCTGGCGCGTCCGCGCGCATCGGCGGGCTGCAGCGCCGGACCATCGAAGGCTTCGTCGACATAGCGCGCGATCGCATTTGTCTCGAACAGGCGGAAACCGTCATGCTCGAAGGCCGGGATGCGGCCGAACGGGTGATGCTCGAGATACCAGGCCGGGATGCCTTCGGCGGCAAAGATATCGAGCGGTACCAGCTCGTAGTCGATGCTCTTTTCCTCCAGCGCCATCCGCGCGATGCGCACGTAAGCGCTGTAGTCCGCGCCGTAGAGGATCGGCTTGGTCATGCTGTCAGCCCTTCGCCTTCGCTGGCCCAAAAAAGCGAAGGCTCCTTTCGGAGCCTTCGGCATGTGGAAATTTGGGTTCTTACGCCATCGCCTTCTGCAAATTCTCGTCGATCTTGTCGAGGAAGCCGGTGGTCGACAGCCAGGGCTGGTCGGGACCGATCAGCAGCGACAGGTCCTTGGTCATGAAGCCGCTCTCGACCGTCTGGATGCAGACCTTTTCCAGCGTCTCGGCAAAGCGCTTCAGCTCGGCATTGTCGTCGAGCTTGGCGCGGTGGGCGAGGCCGCGCGTCCAGGCGAAGATCGAGGCGATGGAATTAGTCGAGGTTTCCTCGCCCTTCTGGTGCTGGCGGTAATGGCGGGTGACGGTGCCGTGCGCCGCTTCCGCTTCCACCGTCTTGCCGTCCGGGGTCATCAGCACCGAGGTCATCAGGCCGAGCGAGCCAAAGCCCTGAGCCACCGTGTCCGACTGCACGTCGCCGTCATAGTTCTTGCAGGCCCAGACATAGCCGCCCGACCATTTCAGGCTCGACGCCACCATGTCGTCGATCAGGCGGTGCTCGTACCACAGCTTCTTCGCCTTGAACTCCGCCTCGAATTCAGCCTCGTAGACTTCCTGGAAAATGTCCTTGAAGCGTCCGTCATAGGCCTTGAGGATGGTGTTCTTGGTCGACAGATAGACCGGGTAGTTGCGCAGCAGGCCGTAGTTCAGCGAGGCGCGGGCGAATTCGCGGATCGACTCGTCGAGATTGTACATGGCCATGGCGACACCGGCGCCGGGCGCGTCGAACACGTCATGCTCGATCACCTGGCCATCTTCGCCGACGAACTTGATGGTCAGCTTGCCTTTGCCGGGGAAGCGGAAGTCGGTGGCGCGGTACTGGTCGCCGAAGGCGTGGCGGCCGACGATGATCGGCTTGGTCCAGCCGGGCACCAGCCGCGGCACGTTCTTCATGATGATCGGCTCGCGGAAGATGGTGCCGCCGAGGATGTTGCGGATGGTGCCGTTCGGCGACTTCCACATCTTCTTCAGCTTGAACTCCTCGACGCGCTGCTCGTCGGGGGTGATCGTCGCGCATTTCACGCCGACGCCGTATTTCTTGATGGCGTTGGCCGAATCGATCGTCACCTGGTCGTTGGTTGCGTCGCGATGCTCGATGCCGAGGTCGTAATATTCCAGCTTCAGGTCGAGATAAGGGTGGATCAGCTTGTCCTTGATGAACTGCCAGATGATGCGGGTCATCTCGTCGCCGTCGAGTTCGACGACCGGGTTCGCCACCTTGATCTTCGCCATGAAAGAATGCCTCGTTGCTGGGATATGGGACGGCCTTGCCCGCGTGGCGTTCGGCCGGGAGATGCCGCCCGTATATCAAAGCGTTTTTGGCCGCGCAAACGGCGATCGGTCACGAATGCGGGGCTGTCGACGCAATCATTTGCGAATGCTTCATTTTCGCGGCCGAATATGGCAGGGGACGCTGAAATGCCGCAAACAGCAGTTCTTTGACAATCATGCCCGTCACCAAAGATCCCGATAACGCTCCAGCCGCTGGTCCGGCCATCATCCTCGTCGAGCCGCAGCTTGGCGAGAACATCGGCATGGTCGCCCGCGCCATGGCCAATTTCGGTCTGTCGGAGTTGCGCCTCGTCAACCCGCGCGATGGCTGGCCAAGCGAGAAGGCGCGCGCCGCCGCCAGCCGCGCCGACCATGTCATCGACGCCGTCACCGTTTACGAGGACCTGGCCTCGGCGCTTGCCGACCTGAACTTCGTCTTCGCCACAACCGCCAGGCAGCGCGACGGTTTCAAAGCCGTGCGTGGTCCTGTAGAGGCCGGCAGGGTGCTGCGCGCCCGTCACGACATGGGGCAGCGCACCGGCATCCTGTTCGGCCGCGAGCGCTTCGGTCTCTACAATGACGAGGTCGGACTTGCCGACGAGATCGTCACCTTTCCCGTCGATCCCGATTTCTCCTCGCTCAACATCGCCCAAGCGGCGCTGCTGATGTCCTATGAGTGGATGAAGTCCGGCCTCGAGGACGAGACCAAGACCAATTTTTCAGGGCCGGAGATGAAGCCGGCCAGCAAGGAAGAGCTGCACGGCCTGTTCGCTTATCTCGAAGGCGCACTGGAAGCGCGCGGCTATTTCCGGCCGGCGCCGAAGAAGCCGAAAATGGTCGACAATCTGCGTGCCGTGCTGACGCGTGCCGGCTTTGCCGAGCCGGAGCTCAAGGTGCTGCGCGGCATCATCTCGTCCCTCGACAGGTTCTCGCCGGCGATGCCGCGCGGCGATGGTTCGCCGGGCGATGATCCAAGGCGGCTTCCGGCCGCCGCGCGCGCCGGCAACGCAGAATCCGATCGCCCGGCGCACCGGCCTGCCGGTGACGATGAGGACGCACCGCCGCTGGGCGGCAAGGGAACCGACAATGACTGACCAGCCGATCCTGATGTTCGATTCCGGCGTCGGCGGGCTGACCGTGTTGCGCGAGGCGCGCGTGCTGATGCCGGACCGGCGCTTCGTCTATGTCGCGGACGATGCCGCCTTTCCGTTTGGCGCCTGGGAGGAACCTGCGCTGCGGACACACATATTGGAACTGTTCGCCAAGCTGCTTGACAGGTTCACGCCGGCGATTTCCGTCATCGCCTGCAACACCGCCTCGACGCTGGTGATCGATGCGCTGCGCGACAGATTTCCGGGCCATCCCTTCGTTGGCACCGTGCCGGCGGTCAAGCCGGCGGCGGAGCGCACCCGCTCGGGTCTGGTTTCGGTGCTGGCGACGCCGGGCACGGTGAAGCGGCAATACACGCGCGACCTGATCAGCAAATGGGCGCAGAAATGCCATGTCCGCCTGGTTGGCAGCGACAGGCTGGCGGGGCTTGCCGAAGTCTATATGCGCGAGGGCTTTGTCGACGAGGAAGCCGTGCGCGCCGAGATCTCGCCCTGCTTCATGGAGCATGAGGGGCTCAGGACCGACATCGTCGTGCTGGCCTGCACGCACTATCCCTTCCTGGTCAACCGCATGCGCAAGACCGCACCCTGGCCGGTCGACTGGATCGATCCGGCCGAAGCGATCGCCCGGCGGGCGCTCTCACTGCTGCCGCCCGTCGATGGGCCGCTGCCACAAGGCGAGCCCGATATCGCGGTCTTCACGTCAGGCAAGGCGGATTTCGCCGTCAGCCGGCTGATGCAGGGGTTCGGGCTGGTCGTGAGCTAGACGGTGGCGGAAAGACCTGCGGCTTAAACAGGTTCGAAGACGATGCTGCGTTGATCCGCATCGGCCAACACCAGTTTTAGCGTCAGACCGTCGCCCTGTCTCAGCCCTGTGGCCTTCACGGTGGCAACGACAGGCATGTCGGCAAGCTGAACGCGCACGCCATGGTCGACGAAGTCGGTGACAACGGCTTTGAACGTTTCCCCCTCGCGTCCCCTGAGCATGACCGCCTCGGCAAGCTCGATGGCCGCATGGTTGATCTGCGAGGCGCGGGCATCCGCACGTCCCATCACCTTCGGCAATCCAGCGAACGCATCGCTGACGGCCTGCGGCACGGGCTGACCGTTGGCGATTGCCAGCGCGCAGCGCACGACGTAGCGGTCGGCCAGCCGCCTGAGTGGTGCGGTGGCGTGGGCATAGGTGGCGGCCATCGCTTCATGCCAGGGGACAACGCCCTCCACATAGGGCTGGTAGGACGCGCCGTTGCCTGCACGGCGGATTTCCAGCATCAACGCCGCCTGTTTCGGGTCGGCCGGGTCAAGCGTGCGCTGGTAGTCGCGCAGGCCGGTAGAGGCCGGCCAGGACAGACCGAGGGCCTGTGCGGCGTTGCGCAGTCTTTGCACCTTGGAAGCGTCCGGCCCGGACATGACCCTGAACAGCCCGGTCTTGTGCGCCAGCATGGCGTCGGCAATCGCCATATTGGCGGCCAGCGAAAGTGCTGCATTGTCCTGCTCGGATTGCAGGAGCGGTCTGAAGGCAAGCCGGAAGGTGCCGTCGGCGAGCCTTTCCACCTCCTGCTCGGGCGGGTCGACGCGGGAAGCGCCGCGACGCTCTTCGTTTGCCGCAATGCGCCGCGCCAATTCGGCGAAGTCGGACGGAACGTCGGAGGCCCTCACGCTGTCATAGGCGAGCTTCGCGCGGCTTTGAATGATTGCCCGTTCCACACAGTCCAGCTTCACCGCGCCGTCTTCGGCGACCCGAACCGTGAAGATGACAGCTGGACGCGGTCCATCCGGCAACAAGCTCGCCGCAGCCTCGGCAAGCACCGGGGGATAGAGCCCGGCCTTGCCGTCCGGCAGGTAAAGCGTTTGGCCCCGGTTCCAGGCTTCGACATCCACCGCGTCGCCGTCCTCGACGAACCAGGCCACGTCGGCAATGGCATAATGCAGCAGAAGATCACGGCTGCTCGCCTCGATCGAGAACGCCTGGTCAAGATCGGTGGAGGCCGCTGGATCGAGCGTGACGAAGGGCATATCAGTTCGATCGGCATGCTGGTTCGGCACACGTCTGGCCGCCGCTTCCGCGGCTGCCACGACGCCTGCCGGAAATCCATCCGGCACGTGGAATTCGGTGCGGATTTTCGCCAGGCCGGTGGAGAGAGCTTGTGAGGGGTCTGTCAGCGACTTCATTCAGCCGTCCTACACCAGGGCTTTGGAGACGGGAAGGCTGCCGGCGAATCGCCAAAGCCGGCCGCCTGATGGGCTGGCACAGCCGGCCGAGGAACCGGACAGCTGGCGCTGGAACCGCCGCCATAACGCGGCGTTTCTCCTGACAGCAAAGGAGAAACCGCTATGCCAGCCACTTCGAAAGCCCAGCAGAAAGCCGCAGGCGCCGCACTCTCCGCCAAGCGCGGCGAGACGAAGAAGACCGAACTCAAGGGCGCTTCACGCGAAATGTATGATTCGATGAGCGAAAAGCAGCTTGAGGAATTCGCCGAAACGAAGCGCAACGGGCTGCCGGAAAAGAAGTCGAAAGAGTGAGCGCGTCGTTCGCGACACGTCGGACGAACAGACGAAGGCCTGCGGCGGAACCGCAGGCCTTGTCTCTTTAAGCAAGATCTCCAGGCAAATGTCTTGCCTTACCAGCGGTGGCAGCGCCTTACCTTTGTCACGATCACCTTGCGATGGCCGTGCCGCCACACCACCCTCTTCTTGACGATGACGCGGCACACTTGTTTGTGGCCGTGCCAATGTCGCGCCATGGCCGGTTCCGGCGCCACCGCCATCGAACCTGCAAGCACCGCTACTCCTGCCAAGGTAAGGAAGAACTTCTTCATGCTAATTGGACTCCTCAAGCTCCAGATCCCTTCCTGGTGCCGTTGGCGCAAACCTCCCGCCACATCCGGCATCGCATCAACGACCCGAACGCTATAGAGTTGCGTTGCGCCGCGCCACTCACAAGCTTGACACCGGTTAAATCTCGGTTTAACCAGCCGCCAACGCCGGGCAGCGATGTCCGGTGTTTGTTTTGTATGCGCAAGACCGGTTGCCTTGGTTTCTGGTTTTGTTTGAACTGACGTGTCCCGTGGGTTTTCCGCCGCGTTGCGTGGGAAAACCCTGTCAGGTCTCGAAAACGGAGGCCAGAGGAGGGCGCGTTTCCTTCACCCGGACCATGAGGTGCCGGGTGTGTTGTTTTGAAAAGGGAATGCGATGAGCAAGCGCGAATCCGCTAAATACAAGATCGACCGCCGTCTCGGCGAAAATATCTGGGGCCGCCCGAAGTCCCCGGTCAACAAGCGTGAATACGGCCCGGGCCAGCACGGCCAGCGCCGCAAGGGCAAGCTTTCCGATTTCGGCCTGCAGCTGCGCGCCAAGCAGAAGCTGAAGGGTCACTATGGCGACGTTTCGGAAAAGCAGTTCCGCAAGGTCTATGAAGAGGCCGATCGCCGCAAGGGCGACACCTCGGAGAACCTGATCGGCCTGCTCGAGTCGCGTCTCGACGCGGTCGTCTACCGCGCCAAGTTCGTGCCGACCATTTTCGCCGCCCGTCAGTTCGTCAACCACGGCCACGTCAACGTCAACGGCAAGCGCGTCAACATCGGCTCGTACCGCTGCAAGCCGGGCGACGTCGTTGAAGTGCGCGAAAAGTCGAAGCAGCTGGTCATCGTGCTGGAATCGGTCGGCCTCGCCGAGCGCGACGTGCCGGACTATATCGAAGCCGATCACAACAAGATGGTCGCGACCTTCTCGCGCATCCCCGGCCTGGCGGACGTTCCGTTCGCCGTCCAGATGGAACCGAACCTGGTCGTCGAATTCTACTCGCGCTGAGCGAACGCATTTCTGCGATACCGAAAGGCCGCCCTCGAGGCGGCCTTTTTGTTTTGGCACATCCGCTTTGCGGTTTCGATTCTCCGGCCGATGCGCTAATCCGGGCGGACGTCACATCCCGGGGCCGCCGCGCCATGAACATGCAGCCAGACATAGAGACGCTTGAACCGGCCGCCGAAGGCGGCTCCCATCCGCTGTTCGCCGATGTGCCGTCCTCGGTCGAGTTCAACAAATTGCGCAAGCGGCTGCTGCGGCTGACCCGCCAGGCGATCGAGGATTTCTCGATGGTGGAGCCGGGCCAGCGCTGGCTGGTCGCGCTGTCGGGCGGCAAGGATTCCTACGGCTTGCTTGCCACGCTGCTCGACCTCAAATGGCGCGGGCTGCTACCGGTCGAATTGCTAGCCTGCAATCTCGATCAGGGCCAGCCGAATTTCCCCAAGCACATTCTGCCCGATTACCTCGACGCCAACGGCATTGCCCACCGCATCGAGTACCAGGACACCTATTCGGTGGTCACCGACAAGCTGCCTGAGGGCAGCACCTATTGCTCGCTCTGCTCGCGGCTGCGGCGCGGTCATCTCTATCGCATCGCGCGCGAGGAGGGGTGTTCGGCGCTGGTGCTCGGCCATCACCGCGAGGACATTCTCGAAACCTTCTTCATGAACCTGTTCCATGGCGGCCGTCTTGCCGCAATGCCGCCAAAGCTGCTCAACGACGAAGGCGACGTCATGGTGCTGCGGCCGCTGAGCTATTGCGCAGAAATCGACCTCGAGAAATTCGCCGCGGCGATGCGGTTCCCGATCATCCCTTGCGACCTCTGCGGCAGCCAGGAAGGCCTCCAGCGCAACGCCATGAAGGCGATGCTGGAGGACATTGAAAAGCGCATGCCCGGCCGCAAGGACACGATGATCCGCGCGCTGTCCAACACCAGGCCATCGCATCTGCTCGACCGGAAACTGTTCGATTTCGCCGCTCTGAACCAGACCCTCATCACAGGACAAGACGCTTCCGATGACATTTGACGACAATGCGATCGACTGGCTGGCCAGCCTGCTGGCCGAGGCCGCCGACACCGAAATCATGCCCCGTTTTCGCCGGCTGGGCGATGGCGACGTCAGGCAGAAGACCTCCGCCGCCGATCTGGTGACGGAAGCCGATGTCAACGCCGAGCGGCTGATCACCGCCAGGCTGCGCCAGCGCTATCCCGGCGCCATGGTTGTCGGCGAGGAAGCCTGTTCCGACGATCCGGCGCTGCTCGATGGTCTGGGCGATGCCGATCTGGCCTTCGTCATCGACCCTGTCGACGGCACCTTCAACTTCGCCTCCGGCGTGCCGCTGTTCGGCGTCATGCTTGGCGTCGTGGTCAAGGGTGAGACGGTCGCCGGCATCATCCACGATCCGGTCGGCAAGGACTGGCTGATCGGCGCCAAGGGTGCCGGCAGCCATATCCGCCACGCGCATGGCAGCCTGGAGACAGTGCGGGTTGCGGCAAGCGCGCCGATCTCAGGGATGACCGGGGCGGTCTCCTGGCAATATATGGCCGAGCCCGACCGCACGCGGCTGGCCTGCAACCAGACCAAGACGCTGTCGCAGTTCAACTACCGCTGCGCCGCCCACGAATACCGCTTGCTGGCGAGTGGCCACGGCCATTTCGTCGTCTACAACAAGCTGATGCCGTGGGACCATCTCGCCGGGGTGCTGATCCATGCCGAGGCCGGCGGCCATGCCGCGCGCTTCGACGGCACAGCCTACCTGCCGTCGCATGTCGGCGGCGGTCTGCTGGTCGCGCCCGACCGGGAAAGCTGGCAGGAGTTGCGCCGCGAACTGTGGGCTGGGTAGGATCAATTCCTGCGGCCAGCGGTTTGCGCGGCCGAAGAATTGGTGCTTCGCTGGGGGCTCTTGAATGAAATCTCGGTTCGCAATGTTTGCGGCGGCTCTCGTCTTGTCTGCCAACGCCAATGCGGCAATCGCGCAAGAGCGCCCCTGCCACAGTCCCGATCCCGTCGACACCCTCAAGGAGATGTCGGACGCCATCTACGCCTGTTGGAGGCCGCCGGCGGGAACCGCGGGCATGTCGCTGACGCTGCAGTTCTCGCTTCGCCGCAACGGCACGCTGATCGGCAAGCCCCGCGCCACCTATTCGGATCTCGGGACCGATCCGCAACTCAGCCGGGCCTTCGTCGCATCAATCCTCAAGGCACTCGACGAGGCTCTGCCCTTGCCCTTTTCGGACAGTATGGGCGGAGCAATCGCAGGGCGTTTGCTTGCGCCTCGCTTCACGGCGGCGATTCAAGGTGCATCCTGAGGTGCCTCACCTAGAGCAATTCCAGGAAAAGTGTGGGCGCTTTCCCTTGGGAATTGCGTTAAAACAAGGAGTTAGAGCGGTTCGCCGTTTCCGCGAAACGGTGAACCGTTCTAATGCAGGTCGGTGATATGCCCTGAAACGGGCGGGTTGTGCGGCTGGAACATCTTGCCGCGCTCGGCGATGAGGATCATCAGCAGCGCCGCGACCGAGACGCTGCAGAAGCCAGCGGCAAGCGGCGTCACCGTGCCGTTGAAGGCCTGGCCGATAAGCGTGCCGAGAATGCCGCCGAGAAACGTCTGCATGAAACCCAGGATGGACGACGCCGTGCCGGCCAGTTGGCCGAGCGGCTCCATGGCCAATGCGTTGAAATTGGCGCCAAGCGCGCCGAAGGGAAGCATGGCGCTGGCGAAGAAGGTGACGAACAGCCAGAGCGGCATCTTGATTTCCAGCGAAACGACCAGCCAGGCCAGGCTGATGACCAGAAACAGCAGCAGCGCGCTCTGCGACAGCCGGCGCATGCCGATGCGGCCGACGAGGCGAGAATTCAGAAAATTGGAGAAGGCGAGAACGCCTGCGACCCCGGCGAAGATCACCGGGAACATCTCGCCGACGTTGAAGATGTCGACATAGATCTGCTGCGCCGAGGCGATGAAGCCGAACATGGCGGCAAAGACGAAGGTGCTGGCAAAGGCGTAGCAGAGCGCGATGCGGTTGGTGAGCACGATGCGGAATCCACCGACGACGGAGGAGACCGTCAGGGACCGGCGATATTCGGGGCGCAGCGTCTCAGGCAGGCGCAGCAGCGACCACGCCGATACGATCAGGGCGCCGACGGCCATGGTGACGAAGATGTAGTGCCAGGTCGCGAACAGCATGATGAACTGGCCGATGCCGGGCGCGATGACCGGTATCGCCATAAACACCATGAAGATCAGCGACATGACCTCGGCCATGCGCCGGCCTTCGAACGTATCGCGTACGATCGAGACCGCGATGACGCGTGTGGCGGCCGCCCCAATGCCTTGCACGGCGCGGCATA contains these protein-coding regions:
- a CDS encoding excinuclease ABC subunit B, with amino-acid sequence MPATSKAQQKAAGAALSAKRGETKKTELKGASREMYDSMSEKQLEEFAETKRNGLPEKKSKE
- a CDS encoding 30S ribosomal protein S4, with the translated sequence MSKRESAKYKIDRRLGENIWGRPKSPVNKREYGPGQHGQRRKGKLSDFGLQLRAKQKLKGHYGDVSEKQFRKVYEEADRRKGDTSENLIGLLESRLDAVVYRAKFVPTIFAARQFVNHGHVNVNGKRVNIGSYRCKPGDVVEVREKSKQLVIVLESVGLAERDVPDYIEADHNKMVATFSRIPGLADVPFAVQMEPNLVVEFYSR
- a CDS encoding C32 tRNA thiolase; its protein translation is MAHPLCGFDSPADALIRADVTSRGRRAMNMQPDIETLEPAAEGGSHPLFADVPSSVEFNKLRKRLLRLTRQAIEDFSMVEPGQRWLVALSGGKDSYGLLATLLDLKWRGLLPVELLACNLDQGQPNFPKHILPDYLDANGIAHRIEYQDTYSVVTDKLPEGSTYCSLCSRLRRGHLYRIAREEGCSALVLGHHREDILETFFMNLFHGGRLAAMPPKLLNDEGDVMVLRPLSYCAEIDLEKFAAAMRFPIIPCDLCGSQEGLQRNAMKAMLEDIEKRMPGRKDTMIRALSNTRPSHLLDRKLFDFAALNQTLITGQDASDDI
- a CDS encoding monophosphatase-like protein; this translates as MTFDDNAIDWLASLLAEAADTEIMPRFRRLGDGDVRQKTSAADLVTEADVNAERLITARLRQRYPGAMVVGEEACSDDPALLDGLGDADLAFVIDPVDGTFNFASGVPLFGVMLGVVVKGETVAGIIHDPVGKDWLIGAKGAGSHIRHAHGSLETVRVAASAPISGMTGAVSWQYMAEPDRTRLACNQTKTLSQFNYRCAAHEYRLLASGHGHFVVYNKLMPWDHLAGVLIHAEAGGHAARFDGTAYLPSHVGGGLLVAPDRESWQELRRELWAG
- a CDS encoding bicyclomycin resistance protein, whose product is MDQQSSAPQSASKLPIARWEFIALCAALMALNSLAIDIMLPALQQIGASLGVENENHRQYVVTAYILGFGGGQLFFGPISDRFGRRSPLVAGLIIYVAAAAAAAIAPSFETLLLCRAVQGIGAAATRVIAVSIVRDTFEGRRMAEVMSLIFMVFMAIPVIAPGIGQFIMLFATWHYIFVTMAVGALIVSAWSLLRLPETLRPEYRRSLTVSSVVGGFRIVLTNRIALCYAFASTFVFAAMFGFIASAQQIYVDIFNVGEMFPVIFAGVAGVLAFSNFLNSRLVGRIGMRRLSQSALLLFLVISLAWLVVSLEIKMPLWLFVTFFASAMLPFGALGANFNALAMEPLGQLAGTASSILGFMQTFLGGILGTLIGQAFNGTVTPLAAGFCSVSVAALLMILIAERGKMFQPHNPPVSGHITDLH